In one Heterodontus francisci isolate sHetFra1 chromosome 18, sHetFra1.hap1, whole genome shotgun sequence genomic region, the following are encoded:
- the rpl18a gene encoding large ribosomal subunit protein eL20 has protein sequence MKASGTLKEYKVIGRRLPSPKEPNPALYRMRIFAPNHIVAKSRFWYFISLMKKLKKSAGEIVYCGLVFEKSPAKVKNFGIWLRYDSRSGTHNMYREYRDLTTAGAVTQCYRDMGARHRARAHSIQIMKVEEILSSKCRRPAIKQFHNSKIKFPLPHRILRQQHKPRFTTKRPNTFF, from the exons ATGAAGGCTTCGGGCACC CTTAAGGAATACAAGGTGATTGGGCGACGCCTGCCCTCACCTAAAGAGCCCAACCCTGCCCTGTATCGGATGCGCATCTTTGCTCCAAATCATATTGTTGCCAAGTCTCGATTCTGGTACTTCATTTCattgatgaagaagttgaagaagtcTGCTGGTGAAATTGTCTATTGTGGACTG GTTTTTGAGAAGTCGCCAGCAAAAGTGAAGAACTTTGGTATTTGGCTGCGCTATGACTCTCGTAGTGGAACCCATAACATGTACAGGGAGTACAGGGACCTGACCACTGCTGGTGCCGTCACCCAGTGCT ACCGTGATATGGGAGCTCGCCATCGTGCTCGTGCTCACTCCATTCAGATTATGAAGGTAGAAGAGATCCTATCGAGCAAGTGTCGCCGGCCTGCTATTAAGCAGTTCCAT AATTCCAAGATCAAGTTCCCTCTGCCACACAGAATCCTGCGTCAACAGCACAAGCCACGTTTCACCACCAAGAGACCAAACACTTTCTTCTAA